In the genome of Desulfovibrio desulfuricans, one region contains:
- the urtB gene encoding urea ABC transporter permease subunit UrtB codes for MRTALLLCSLILFSLPSAVLASGPEPDENAGGAVSTPSASPEQILSSILPADLLKVLVSPKVLDRDAAIAALEKDDSSIAAPLREKLLEALLRNTLLADAAAGTLFVGDDAGQARQLDATGNLGAARPADSLRKVGTSNRQRQRITDILNAQALTSTDTAKRRLASAALMEGATPPLKAEALHTLLAAEKDEAVRANLEAALALYVAADPAAVRSDQLAAVNALNRNGSPAALNALRGLAGTPDSAVAKAADDALYAQRVSAQWGQFFEMLFFGMSLGSILVLAAIGLAITFGVMGVINMAHGELIMLGAYTAWGMQQLLPGQPGLALILAVPAAFLVSGGMGVLLEKTVIRFLYGRPLETLLATFGISLVLQQAVRTVFSPLNRAVQNPDFMSGVWQITQHFSLTCNRVYIILFCLAVFALIHMAMHRTRLGLEVRAVSQNRAIARCMGVRASRVDALTFGLGSGVAGMAGVALSQVSNVGPNLGQTYIVDSFMVVVFGGVGNLWGTLTGGLALGIANKFLEPASGAMLSKIIILVCLILFIQKRPRGLFPQKGRAVEA; via the coding sequence ATGCGCACGGCGCTTTTGCTCTGCAGCCTCATACTGTTCAGCCTGCCTTCGGCAGTGCTGGCGTCCGGCCCGGAACCGGACGAGAATGCCGGGGGCGCGGTTTCGACTCCTTCCGCGTCCCCGGAGCAAATTTTATCATCCATCCTCCCTGCCGATCTGCTCAAGGTGCTGGTAAGCCCCAAGGTTCTGGACAGGGATGCGGCCATTGCCGCGCTGGAAAAGGATGACAGCAGTATTGCCGCGCCACTGCGCGAAAAACTGCTGGAGGCCCTGCTACGCAATACCCTGCTGGCCGACGCCGCCGCCGGAACGCTCTTTGTGGGCGACGATGCCGGTCAGGCGCGCCAGCTTGACGCCACCGGCAACCTGGGCGCGGCCCGGCCTGCCGACAGCCTGCGCAAAGTGGGCACGAGCAACCGCCAGCGCCAGCGCATTACGGACATCCTCAACGCCCAGGCCCTTACCTCCACAGACACGGCAAAGCGCCGTCTTGCCTCTGCGGCCCTGATGGAAGGCGCAACCCCGCCGCTCAAGGCCGAGGCCCTGCACACGCTGCTGGCTGCGGAAAAGGACGAGGCCGTGCGCGCCAACCTTGAGGCGGCCCTGGCCCTCTACGTAGCTGCCGACCCCGCCGCCGTGCGCTCCGACCAGCTTGCAGCCGTAAACGCCCTGAACCGCAACGGCAGCCCCGCCGCCCTCAACGCCCTGCGCGGCCTTGCGGGCACGCCGGACAGCGCCGTGGCCAAGGCTGCGGACGACGCCCTGTATGCACAGCGCGTTTCCGCCCAGTGGGGGCAATTTTTTGAAATGCTCTTCTTCGGCATGAGCCTGGGGTCCATTCTTGTACTGGCGGCCATTGGCCTTGCCATCACCTTTGGCGTCATGGGCGTCATCAACATGGCGCACGGCGAGCTGATCATGCTTGGGGCCTACACGGCCTGGGGCATGCAGCAGCTTTTGCCGGGGCAGCCGGGGCTTGCCCTTATTCTTGCCGTGCCCGCCGCCTTTCTGGTGAGCGGCGGCATGGGCGTGCTGCTCGAAAAAACCGTCATCCGCTTTCTCTATGGCCGTCCGCTCGAAACACTGCTGGCCACCTTTGGCATCAGCCTTGTGCTGCAACAGGCCGTGCGCACGGTTTTCTCTCCCCTCAACCGCGCCGTGCAAAACCCCGACTTTATGAGCGGCGTGTGGCAGATTACCCAGCATTTCAGCCTGACCTGCAACCGCGTGTACATCATCCTGTTCTGTCTTGCCGTGTTTGCCCTCATCCACATGGCCATGCACCGCACCCGTCTGGGGCTTGAGGTGCGCGCCGTGTCGCAAAACAGGGCCATCGCCCGTTGCATGGGCGTGCGCGCCTCGCGCGTGGACGCGCTGACATTTGGCCTTGGCTCGGGTGTCGCCGGCATGGCTGGCGTTGCCCTGAGCCAGGTTTCCAACGTGGGGCCCAACCTGGGCCAGACCTACATTGTGGATTCGTTCATGGTGGTGGTGTTTGGCGGCGTGGGCAACCTGTGGGGCACGCTTACCGGCGGTCTGGCGCTGGGCATTGCCAACAAGTTTCTGGAGCCCGCCAGCGGGGCCATGCTCTCCAAGATCATCATTCTGGTCTGCCTTATCCTGTTCATCCAAAAGCGCCCGCGCGGATTGTTTCCGCAAAAGGGCCGCGCGGTGGAGGCGTAA
- the pnp gene encoding polyribonucleotide nucleotidyltransferase, with amino-acid sequence MYQDIFTPTRVTAQVGGKEVILETGRMANQAHGAVWIQCGGTVVLVTVCSQPLEFDKGFFPLTVEYSEKMYAAGRIPGSFFRREIGRPSERETLVSRLIDRPLRPLFPKKGLNEDVQVLASVISADQENDSDVLALTGASAAVMLSPLPFDGPVAGGRIGRVNGQFVLNPTFEQQAQSDLNIVFAASADALTMVEGEATFVPEEVIIDALEWGRQQIQPLVAAQLKLRELAGKPKMEFTPHAEDQVLAARVKELALAAGLEDALRVPEKMARKDARKAVKEKVMENLKNDPAWAENDALKSVGDMLGDLEKKLVRARIVNEGTRIDGRDTTTVRPIQIQTGLLPRAHGSALFRRGETKSMVVTTLGSSTDEQRMDSLTGDVTKRFMLHYNFPPFSVGEVKPVRVSRREIGHGALAEKSLRPVLPADAAFPFTLRVVSETLESNGSSSMAAVCGGSLSLMDAGVPISAPVAGVAMGLIKEGDKFIVLTDILGDEDALGDMDFKIAGTAEGVTGVQMDIKITGLTTEIMRAAMKQAHEGRLHILDEMAKAIAEPRKELSRFAPQHAEVFVNPDIIRLIIGPGGKNIKAITAATGASVDIEDSGRVSIFAPTAEALEKAREMVSYYDQRPDLGKNYLAKVRKIMEIGAIVEVLPNVEALVHVSQLDINRVEQPGDVARLGEDMMVKVIEINGDRIRASRKAVLLEEQGHPWNPEETARPPRSDRGDRGDRNGRGDRGGRDRRDRGDRR; translated from the coding sequence ATGTATCAAGATATTTTTACTCCCACTAGGGTTACCGCCCAGGTCGGCGGCAAGGAAGTCATCCTTGAAACAGGCCGCATGGCCAACCAGGCCCACGGCGCAGTATGGATCCAGTGCGGCGGGACTGTGGTGCTGGTCACCGTATGCTCGCAGCCGCTCGAATTCGACAAGGGTTTCTTTCCCCTTACCGTTGAGTACTCCGAAAAGATGTACGCCGCCGGTCGCATCCCCGGCAGCTTTTTTCGCCGCGAGATCGGCCGTCCCTCCGAGCGCGAGACCCTGGTTTCGCGCCTGATCGACCGCCCCCTCCGCCCGCTGTTCCCCAAAAAGGGCCTGAACGAAGATGTGCAGGTGCTGGCCAGCGTTATCTCCGCCGACCAGGAAAACGACTCGGACGTGCTGGCGCTTACGGGCGCTTCGGCAGCAGTCATGCTGTCGCCCCTGCCTTTTGACGGCCCGGTGGCCGGTGGCCGTATCGGCCGCGTCAACGGTCAGTTTGTGCTCAACCCCACCTTTGAGCAGCAGGCGCAGAGCGACCTCAACATCGTGTTTGCCGCCTCTGCCGACGCCCTCACCATGGTCGAAGGCGAAGCCACCTTTGTGCCCGAAGAAGTCATCATCGACGCGCTTGAATGGGGCCGCCAGCAGATTCAGCCTCTGGTCGCCGCCCAGCTCAAGCTGCGCGAACTGGCCGGCAAGCCCAAGATGGAATTTACGCCTCACGCCGAAGACCAGGTCTTGGCTGCCCGCGTAAAAGAACTGGCCCTTGCCGCCGGTCTGGAAGATGCCCTGCGCGTGCCTGAAAAGATGGCCCGCAAGGACGCCCGCAAGGCCGTTAAAGAAAAGGTCATGGAAAACCTCAAGAACGACCCCGCCTGGGCCGAAAACGACGCCCTCAAAAGCGTGGGCGACATGCTGGGCGACCTAGAAAAGAAGCTGGTGCGCGCCCGCATCGTCAACGAAGGCACGCGCATCGACGGCCGCGACACCACGACCGTGCGTCCCATCCAGATCCAGACCGGCCTGCTGCCCCGCGCCCACGGTTCGGCCCTGTTCCGCCGCGGCGAAACCAAGTCCATGGTGGTAACCACCCTTGGTTCGTCCACCGACGAGCAGCGCATGGATTCGCTGACCGGCGACGTGACCAAGCGCTTTATGCTGCACTACAACTTTCCGCCCTTCTCTGTGGGCGAGGTCAAGCCCGTGCGCGTGTCGCGCCGCGAAATCGGCCACGGCGCGCTGGCGGAAAAGTCGCTGCGCCCCGTGCTGCCCGCTGACGCCGCGTTTCCCTTTACGCTGCGCGTAGTGTCCGAAACCCTCGAGTCCAACGGTTCTTCTTCCATGGCTGCCGTGTGCGGCGGTTCGCTGTCGCTCATGGACGCGGGCGTGCCCATCAGCGCTCCCGTGGCTGGCGTGGCCATGGGTCTGATCAAGGAAGGCGACAAGTTTATCGTGCTCACCGACATCCTCGGCGACGAAGACGCCCTCGGCGACATGGACTTCAAGATTGCCGGTACTGCGGAAGGCGTGACCGGCGTGCAGATGGACATCAAGATCACCGGCCTCACCACCGAGATCATGCGCGCCGCCATGAAGCAGGCCCACGAAGGCCGTCTGCATATTCTGGACGAAATGGCCAAGGCCATCGCCGAACCGCGCAAGGAGCTTTCGCGCTTTGCCCCGCAGCACGCCGAAGTGTTCGTGAACCCGGACATCATCCGCCTCATCATCGGCCCCGGCGGCAAGAACATCAAAGCCATCACCGCAGCCACGGGCGCCTCGGTGGACATCGAAGACTCCGGCCGCGTTTCCATCTTTGCCCCCACGGCAGAAGCTCTGGAAAAAGCCCGCGAAATGGTTTCGTACTACGACCAGCGTCCCGACCTGGGCAAAAACTATCTGGCCAAAGTGCGCAAGATCATGGAAATCGGTGCCATTGTGGAAGTGCTGCCCAATGTGGAAGCCCTTGTGCACGTTTCGCAGCTTGACATCAACCGCGTGGAACAGCCCGGCGACGTGGCTCGCCTTGGCGAAGACATGATGGTCAAGGTCATCGAAATCAACGGCGACCGCATCCGCGCCAGCCGCAAGGCCGTGCTGCTTGAAGAACAGGGCCACCCCTGGAACCCCGAAGAAACCGCCCGTCCCCCCCGTTCCGACCGGGGCGACCGCGGCGACAGAAACGGCCGTGGAGACCGTGGCGGACGTGACCGCCGCGACCGTGGCGACAGGCGCTAA
- a CDS encoding DHH family phosphoesterase: MQPTELIPQCFRQGAERMARAFGELDQVIVAAHVNPDGDAAGAVAAACHVLRSMGKEIMAYAQPGLPGYLDFFPMPVVVHTTLEHPPFTPRCALLLDCGEPDRLGRELAARLPGLVTVNIDHHLGSDGMGSAANWVEPRAAATAQLMAYVALAAGLPLTGDLATAVALGIITDTGGFCHGNTSADVLYLTAHMVEHGCDIALLRERLENTWSRGRLTLWGQLLQRARLERGGSVCFCPVYLEDLRKCGALKEDLEGFVEQLRRLRGVHVAAVLREDSPGSCKFSLRSYGSVDVRAAAARLGGGGHRNAAGGTVRSPMDAASVHLLDAIAAELDEEGVA; encoded by the coding sequence ATGCAGCCGACTGAACTTATTCCCCAGTGCTTCCGCCAGGGAGCGGAGCGTATGGCCAGGGCCTTTGGCGAGCTGGATCAGGTCATTGTGGCCGCCCATGTGAATCCCGACGGCGACGCCGCTGGGGCCGTGGCGGCTGCATGCCATGTGCTGCGCTCCATGGGCAAGGAAATAATGGCCTACGCACAGCCCGGACTGCCCGGCTACCTCGATTTTTTCCCCATGCCCGTCGTGGTGCACACCACGCTGGAGCACCCGCCCTTCACGCCCCGCTGCGCCCTGCTGCTTGACTGCGGCGAGCCCGACCGCCTTGGCCGCGAGCTGGCGGCGCGACTGCCCGGGCTTGTGACCGTGAACATCGACCACCATCTCGGCAGCGACGGCATGGGCAGCGCGGCCAACTGGGTTGAACCCCGCGCGGCGGCAACTGCCCAGCTTATGGCCTACGTGGCCCTTGCCGCTGGCCTGCCCCTCACGGGCGACCTGGCCACAGCGGTGGCGCTGGGCATCATTACCGACACCGGCGGGTTTTGCCACGGCAACACCAGCGCCGACGTACTCTACCTTACGGCCCACATGGTTGAACACGGCTGCGATATCGCCCTGCTGCGCGAACGCCTTGAAAACACCTGGAGCCGAGGCCGCCTGACCCTTTGGGGGCAGCTGCTGCAACGGGCGCGCCTTGAGCGCGGCGGCAGCGTGTGCTTTTGCCCCGTGTATCTTGAAGACCTGCGCAAATGCGGGGCCCTCAAGGAAGACCTTGAAGGCTTTGTGGAACAGCTGCGCCGCCTGCGCGGCGTGCATGTGGCGGCCGTTCTGCGCGAGGATTCGCCCGGCAGCTGCAAGTTCAGCCTGCGCTCATACGGCTCGGTGGATGTACGCGCGGCGGCGGCCCGGCTGGGCGGCGGCGGCCACCGCAACGCCGCTGGCGGCACGGTGCGCTCGCCCATGGATGCTGCAAGCGTGCATCTGCTGGACGCCATTGCCGCCGAGCTGGACGAAGAAGGCGTGGCCTGA
- the truB gene encoding tRNA pseudouridine(55) synthase TruB has protein sequence MPQQHGILVLRKPSGPSSARCLTAIKRLGQKKIGHAGTLDPLASGVLLVLLGQATKLSGHLLAGGGKVYSGTLRLGQTTDTWDIEGKVVAEAPWQHVSEADVRREIAAWLALTEQPVPPYSAAKHEGQPLYKLARKGVDAPAKVKRMQISLAETLDVRLPLVSFRVACSSGTYIRSLAHSLGTRLGCGAVLTELTREYSHPFGLDVARDPADFTADPALLPGCVRPIAEALPHWRKVELTPDEAARVRNGIAVPCRPDAPANADAPEQGATAAEPVEGFALLLEQGTALALAQLEATPAGPCWTVLRGLWN, from the coding sequence TTGCCCCAGCAGCACGGCATCCTGGTGTTGCGCAAGCCCTCCGGGCCCTCGTCGGCCCGCTGTCTCACCGCCATCAAGCGCCTGGGACAAAAAAAAATAGGGCATGCGGGCACGCTCGACCCTTTGGCGTCGGGCGTACTGCTGGTTCTGCTTGGGCAGGCCACCAAGCTTTCCGGCCATTTGCTGGCCGGGGGCGGCAAGGTGTACAGCGGTACCCTGCGGCTGGGCCAGACCACCGACACCTGGGATATTGAGGGCAAGGTGGTGGCCGAAGCGCCGTGGCAGCATGTGAGCGAGGCTGACGTGCGCCGTGAGATAGCTGCATGGCTTGCGCTTACCGAACAGCCCGTTCCGCCGTATTCGGCGGCCAAGCATGAGGGGCAGCCGCTGTACAAACTGGCGCGCAAGGGCGTGGACGCCCCTGCCAAGGTCAAACGCATGCAAATTTCACTGGCGGAAACCCTCGATGTGAGGCTTCCGCTTGTGAGCTTTCGGGTCGCTTGTAGTTCTGGCACCTATATACGCTCCCTGGCCCACAGCTTGGGGACGCGCTTAGGGTGCGGAGCCGTGCTCACAGAACTGACCCGGGAGTATAGTCACCCCTTCGGCCTCGACGTGGCCCGCGACCCTGCGGACTTCACGGCTGACCCCGCCCTGTTGCCAGGTTGCGTGCGCCCCATTGCAGAGGCGCTGCCCCACTGGCGCAAGGTTGAGCTCACGCCGGATGAAGCGGCTCGCGTGCGCAATGGCATTGCCGTGCCCTGCCGCCCCGATGCGCCCGCCAACGCGGATGCACCGGAGCAAGGCGCAACGGCTGCCGAGCCTGTGGAAGGCTTTGCGCTGCTGCTGGAACAGGGCACTGCCCTGGCCCTGGCGCAGCTCGAAGCCACGCCTGCGGGACCATGTTGGACCGTGTTGCGGGGACTTTGGAACTAA
- the urtA gene encoding urea ABC transporter substrate-binding protein, whose protein sequence is MFKKTLAAFALMLVTLCGAVHAKAADDTIKVGILHSLSGTMAISETTLKDVMLMLIDEQNKKGGLLGKKLEPVVVDPASNWPLFAEKARELLSKDKVAAVFGCWTSVSRKSVLPVFEELNGLLFYPVQYEGEESSRNVIYTGAAPNQQAIPAVDYLMNDLGVKRWVLAGTDYVFPRTANKIIEAYLISKGVKKEDILINYTPFGHSDWQSIVAEIKKFGNAGKKTAVVSTLNGDANVPFYKELANQGITAADIPVMAFSVGEEELSGIDTKPLVGHLAAWNYFMSVDNPANKAFIKKWHDFTKNPKRTTNDPMEAHYIGFNLWVKAVEKAQSTDVNKVLKAIVGLETPNLTGGMAKVLPNHHITKPVLIGEIQADGQFQVVWETPSVVPGEAWSHYLPESKDLIGDWTDPINCGNYNTKTKKCGGASK, encoded by the coding sequence ATGTTCAAGAAAACATTGGCGGCGTTTGCTCTCATGCTCGTCACCCTGTGCGGCGCGGTACACGCCAAGGCAGCGGACGACACCATCAAGGTCGGCATTCTGCATTCGCTCTCCGGAACAATGGCCATCAGCGAAACCACGCTGAAAGACGTCATGCTCATGCTCATTGACGAGCAGAACAAAAAAGGCGGCCTGCTGGGCAAAAAGCTGGAGCCCGTGGTGGTGGATCCCGCCTCCAACTGGCCCCTGTTTGCCGAAAAAGCCCGCGAGCTGCTGAGCAAGGACAAGGTCGCCGCCGTTTTTGGCTGCTGGACCTCGGTTTCGCGTAAATCCGTGCTGCCTGTGTTTGAAGAACTCAACGGCCTCCTTTTTTACCCCGTGCAGTACGAGGGTGAGGAATCCTCGCGCAACGTCATCTACACCGGCGCGGCCCCGAACCAGCAGGCCATCCCCGCTGTGGACTACCTGATGAACGACCTCGGCGTTAAACGCTGGGTTCTGGCCGGTACGGACTACGTGTTCCCCCGCACCGCCAACAAGATCATCGAAGCCTACCTGATTTCCAAGGGCGTGAAAAAGGAAGACATCCTTATCAACTACACCCCCTTTGGCCATTCCGACTGGCAGTCCATCGTTGCTGAAATCAAAAAGTTCGGCAATGCGGGCAAAAAGACCGCCGTGGTCTCCACCCTCAACGGCGACGCCAACGTGCCTTTTTACAAGGAACTTGCCAACCAGGGCATCACTGCCGCCGACATCCCGGTCATGGCTTTCTCCGTGGGCGAAGAAGAACTCTCCGGCATAGACACCAAGCCTCTGGTGGGCCATCTGGCCGCCTGGAACTACTTTATGAGCGTGGACAACCCTGCCAACAAGGCCTTTATCAAAAAGTGGCACGACTTTACCAAAAACCCCAAGCGCACGACCAACGACCCCATGGAAGCCCACTACATTGGCTTTAACCTGTGGGTGAAGGCTGTGGAAAAGGCCCAGAGCACCGACGTGAACAAGGTTCTGAAGGCCATTGTGGGCCTTGAAACCCCCAACCTCACCGGCGGCATGGCCAAGGTTCTGCCCAACCACCACATCACCAAGCCCGTGCTGATTGGCGAAATCCAGGCCGACGGACAGTTCCAGGTTGTCTGGGAAACCCCCTCCGTGGTTCCCGGCGAGGCATGGTCGCACTACCTGCCCGAATCCAAGGACCTGATCGGCGACTGGACCGACCCCATCAACTGCGGCAACTACAACACCAAGACCAAGAAGTGCGGCGGCGCTTCCAAATAG
- a CDS encoding sigma-54-dependent Fis family transcriptional regulator yields MQEAHFAAPFMGTGQCLDTLNRVLAALSPGHSFHDSLRELLAALAEDMHFDRPHIVVQDPESGELKLSLSYGPADAPEAAYEPGSGITGQVFAEGRPIIVSCMQGRPDFQNRLFGRSQEEMSRLAFISVPVRVENADQSEVIGTLSADTPTAPDTELDLRCRFLETVATLVGRQVARLQEEMARQHFCMLPDEPLVSGMPASVIATSKSLRHVLRRLTQAGASRATVLLRGESGVGKELMAQALHSASPRRSQPLVMLNCAALPSELIESELFGWRKGAFTGAVQNRAGLFRQADKGTLFLDEIGDLSTTAQAKVLRALQEGEIQPLGDERRYKVDVRLVCATNRPLEELVEQGLFREDLYYRINVFPVFIPPLRERPEDILPLTEHFLGMFSKEYDRPVRRISTPAIDLLLQYHWPGNVRELKNVMERAVLICEDAVLRAHHLPSTLQSAESSSTGPTGGGLGFNETIARVEQEFIVDALKNARGNIHQAARDLGITYRIIYYKMKKYGIDHRRFAPSSPT; encoded by the coding sequence ATGCAAGAAGCCCACTTTGCAGCGCCCTTCATGGGCACGGGGCAGTGCCTTGATACCCTTAACCGGGTCTTGGCCGCCCTATCGCCGGGCCATTCGTTTCACGATTCGTTGCGCGAACTGCTGGCGGCACTGGCTGAAGACATGCACTTTGACCGCCCCCACATCGTGGTGCAGGACCCGGAAAGCGGCGAACTCAAACTCTCGCTCTCTTATGGCCCGGCAGACGCGCCCGAGGCGGCCTACGAGCCGGGTTCGGGCATTACGGGGCAGGTTTTTGCCGAGGGCAGACCCATTATTGTTTCCTGTATGCAGGGACGCCCCGACTTCCAAAACCGCCTGTTTGGCCGCAGTCAGGAAGAAATGTCGCGGCTGGCGTTTATCAGCGTGCCCGTGCGCGTTGAAAACGCCGACCAGAGCGAGGTTATCGGCACGCTGAGCGCCGACACCCCCACAGCGCCCGATACGGAGCTCGACCTGCGCTGCCGGTTTCTTGAAACCGTGGCAACCCTTGTGGGGCGTCAGGTGGCGCGCCTGCAGGAAGAAATGGCCCGACAGCACTTTTGCATGCTGCCCGACGAACCCCTCGTCAGCGGCATGCCCGCCTCGGTTATCGCCACTTCCAAAAGCCTGCGTCACGTGCTGCGCCGCCTCACTCAGGCCGGGGCCAGCCGGGCCACAGTACTTTTGCGCGGCGAGTCGGGCGTAGGCAAAGAGCTGATGGCCCAGGCCCTGCATTCCGCAAGCCCACGGCGCTCGCAGCCTCTGGTCATGCTCAACTGCGCCGCCCTGCCCTCAGAACTCATCGAAAGCGAGCTTTTTGGCTGGCGCAAGGGCGCATTTACCGGCGCGGTACAAAACCGTGCAGGGCTCTTCCGCCAGGCGGACAAGGGCACGCTGTTTCTGGATGAAATCGGCGACCTCTCCACAACAGCGCAGGCAAAGGTGCTGCGCGCCCTGCAGGAAGGCGAAATACAGCCTCTGGGCGACGAACGGCGCTACAAGGTGGACGTGCGCCTGGTCTGCGCCACCAACCGCCCGCTCGAAGAACTGGTGGAGCAGGGGTTGTTTCGCGAGGACCTGTACTACCGTATCAACGTCTTCCCCGTGTTTATCCCGCCGCTGCGCGAGCGGCCGGAGGACATTCTGCCCCTCACCGAGCATTTTTTGGGCATGTTCAGCAAGGAATACGACCGCCCGGTGCGGCGCATCTCCACGCCCGCCATCGACCTTTTGCTGCAGTACCACTGGCCCGGCAACGTGCGCGAGCTTAAAAACGTCATGGAACGCGCCGTGCTCATCTGCGAGGATGCAGTGCTGCGGGCTCACCACCTGCCAAGCACCCTGCAAAGCGCCGAGAGCAGCAGCACAGGCCCCACCGGCGGCGGTCTGGGCTTTAACGAAACCATCGCCCGCGTGGAACAGGAATTTATCGTGGACGCCCTCAAAAACGCCCGGGGCAACATCCATCAGGCGGCGCGTGACCTTGGTATAACATACCGTATTATTTATTATAAAATGAAAAAATACGGTATTGACCATCGCCGTTTCGCGCCCTCCTCGCCAACCTAG
- the urtC gene encoding urea ABC transporter permease subunit UrtC encodes MATDIFERERLLNAPTRNFLAVTAVLSLAIVAGSLLPATNALHVPGYMVTLLGKYLTYALLALSVDLVWGFMGVLSLGHGAFFALGGYGFGMYLMRQIGARGVYGNANLPDFMVFLNWKELPWFWLGSEHFVVALLLVVLLPGLLAYVFGRLAFGSRVSGVYFSIMSQAMTYALMLAFFRNEMGFGGNNGLTDFKTLLGFELQNDGMRTTLFACSSIALMAGYCLCRAVTASRLGRVCVAVRDAESRVRFIGYRVERYQVAVFTLSAILAGIGGALYVPQVGIINPGEFSPLNSIEIVVCVALGGRGRLYGAVLGAFAVNAFKTWFTAVLPEAWLFALGGMFVLVTIFLPQGLAGLPDQWRNRASRGAAPDSPAGSANEGGAA; translated from the coding sequence ATGGCGACCGACATCTTTGAACGCGAAAGGCTGCTCAACGCGCCCACACGCAATTTTCTGGCTGTCACGGCGGTGCTCTCTCTGGCAATTGTTGCCGGCAGCCTGCTGCCCGCAACCAACGCCCTGCACGTACCGGGCTACATGGTAACCCTGCTGGGCAAATATCTTACCTATGCCCTGCTGGCGCTTTCCGTTGATCTCGTCTGGGGTTTTATGGGCGTGCTCAGCCTTGGACACGGGGCCTTCTTTGCCTTGGGCGGCTACGGTTTTGGCATGTACCTTATGCGGCAGATCGGCGCGCGCGGCGTGTACGGCAACGCCAATCTGCCGGACTTCATGGTGTTTTTAAACTGGAAGGAACTGCCGTGGTTCTGGCTGGGCAGCGAGCATTTTGTGGTGGCCCTGCTGCTGGTGGTTTTGCTGCCGGGGCTGCTGGCCTATGTTTTTGGCAGGCTGGCCTTTGGCTCGCGGGTTTCGGGCGTGTATTTTTCCATCATGAGCCAGGCCATGACCTACGCCCTCATGCTGGCCTTTTTTCGCAACGAAATGGGCTTTGGCGGCAACAACGGTCTTACGGATTTCAAGACCCTGCTGGGTTTTGAACTGCAGAACGACGGCATGCGCACAACGCTGTTTGCCTGCTCGTCCATCGCGCTCATGGCGGGCTACTGCCTGTGCCGGGCAGTGACGGCATCGCGCCTTGGCCGCGTGTGCGTGGCCGTGCGCGATGCGGAAAGCCGCGTGCGCTTTATCGGCTACCGGGTGGAGAGGTATCAGGTGGCGGTGTTCACGCTGTCGGCCATACTGGCGGGCATTGGCGGCGCTCTGTATGTGCCGCAGGTGGGCATCATCAACCCCGGCGAATTTTCACCCCTCAACTCCATTGAAATTGTGGTCTGCGTGGCCCTTGGCGGGCGCGGACGGCTGTACGGAGCCGTGCTTGGCGCGTTTGCGGTCAATGCCTTCAAAACCTGGTTTACGGCTGTGCTGCCCGAAGCCTGGCTGTTTGCCCTGGGCGGCATGTTTGTGCTGGTGACCATCTTTTTGCCGCAAGGGCTGGCCGGGCTGCCCGACCAGTGGCGCAACCGCGCCTCACGCGGCGCCGCGCCAGATTCCCCAGCCGGTTCCGCAAACGAAGGAGGCGCGGCATGA
- the rpsO gene encoding 30S ribosomal protein S15 → MVMDASDKKAVIDAHAKHEGDTGSPEVQVALLTARIEDLTGHFKEHKKDFHSRTGLLKLVGRRRNILNYLKKKDVQRYRALIEKLGLRK, encoded by the coding sequence GTGGTAATGGATGCCAGCGACAAGAAAGCCGTTATTGATGCCCACGCCAAACACGAGGGCGATACCGGTTCTCCGGAAGTTCAGGTGGCCCTGCTCACCGCCCGTATTGAAGACCTTACCGGTCACTTCAAAGAACACAAAAAGGACTTCCACTCGCGCACCGGCCTGCTCAAGCTGGTTGGTCGCCGCCGTAACATTCTGAACTATCTGAAGAAAAAAGACGTTCAGCGTTACCGCGCTCTTATCGAAAAGCTCGGTCTGCGCAAGTAA